The Thermotoga caldifontis AZM44c09 genomic interval AAGGTTTTCCATGATTTCTCTCAGTATCTGTGGGTTCAGCACGATCTTTCTTTCTCCGGCAACGTCCTGCAACGATTCGAGTAACCTCTTTTCAAGTTCTCCGTCGAGTCCCACACCGTGCAGTTTACCGTCCTCGCTGAGCAGTGATTGGCATATCTGTCTCTTCAAAGCTCTCCTCACCTGTTCGGTGAGGTACACTAAGTCCGTAGATTTTTCCCCGTACTCCAGCAACACCTCGAATATGAGAGGTAGATTTCTTATACTCACGCCTTCGCTGAGCAGTCTCTGCAGGATCTTCTTCACGTCGCCCGCTTTCAATACTGACGGTATCAAGTCGTTTACGAGCTGGGGGAATTTTTCTCTCAGACCGTCGATGAGCATGTTGAACTCTCTGGATCCCAGCAGGTCTGCGGCGTTTTTCTTTAGAGTCTCCGTCAGATGTGTTATGAAGACGGTTGGCGGGTCGACCACCGTGTAACCGAGCCTGACCGCTTCTTCCTTACGGGACGGGTCTATCCAGAACGCCTGCAATCCGAAGGCAGGCTCTTTCACGGCGATTCCGGGAATTTTCTCGGTCGCGGTTCCTGGATTGATCGCCAGCAACCTGTTGGGTATCAACTCGTAACGCGCGACTTCCGCTCCCCTAATCCTTATGAGATATTCGTTCGGTTTCAGAAGCACGCTGTCTCGCACCCTGATCGGTGATACAACCAGGCCGAGATCGTAGGCGAGCTGTTTTCTCACCATGGCGATTCTCTCGAGGAGATCTCCTCCCTGTGATGGATCGGCGAGGGGGATCAATCCGTACCCTATTTCGACTTCGACAGTATCACTCTGAATCACTTCGGCTATTTCCTGTGGGGTGGTCAAAATCGGCTTTGACGGTGCAGGAGCAGCGGCCGCAGCGGCGGGAGCGGCAGCAGGCGCAACGCGCCTGGGGGCGGCTCTGAAAGAATAGTAAGCCAAGGCGAGAAAGACAGCGCCTATGATGGAAGCGGTGATCGGCAACGGTGTGGCCAAGCCGAGAAACAGCAGTATGAAGC includes:
- the flhA gene encoding flagellar biosynthesis protein FlhA; the encoded protein is MKHLDVFVAVAVVAIVLLMIIPIPDFALDFFQLLNIALSMIVLLSSMYVKHALDMSSFPTLLLIITLFRLALNVASTRLILLEGEKFGGRVIRTFGEFVVRGDYIVGLIIFLILVIIQFIVITRGAERIAEVAARFTLDAMPGKQMSVDADLNAGLITEEEARRRRELIRREADFYGAMDGASKFVRGDAIASIIIVLVNIIGGILIGVLKHNLSLGRAAQVYALLTVGDGLVTQIPALLVSTATGILVSRAAAKENLGQDLVRELSSERKVIMITGFILLFLGLATPLPITASIIGAVFLALAYYSFRAAPRRVAPAAAPAAAAAAPAPSKPILTTPQEIAEVIQSDTVEVEIGYGLIPLADPSQGGDLLERIAMVRKQLAYDLGLVVSPIRVRDSVLLKPNEYLIRIRGAEVARYELIPNRLLAINPGTATEKIPGIAVKEPAFGLQAFWIDPSRKEEAVRLGYTVVDPPTVFITHLTETLKKNAADLLGSREFNMLIDGLREKFPQLVNDLIPSVLKAGDVKKILQRLLSEGVSIRNLPLIFEVLLEYGEKSTDLVYLTEQVRRALKRQICQSLLSEDGKLHGVGLDGELEKRLLESLQDVAGERKIVLNPQILREIMENLSKQLETLMKKGFSPLVVCSGAIRPYFAQLVRKFLPSVPVIAYEEVPEDRVLQVEGVVRL